One window of the Endomicrobium proavitum genome contains the following:
- a CDS encoding S-ribosylhomocysteine lyase, whose product MIQKLFTDKKLKGIVVAMDAELSPVLDILKPYQTFKFLDRTFFYNDSAIAVKSGIGELSSASAAESLIALLGGKQNLDSIINVGLCGSLHDGYKVGDILMVKDVVHYDFDVTGIDNVQKGQYPGAESQFLSADISYFDSLQKIYEDKIKLVRCASGDKFISDIKIQKQIVQDFSADICEMEAAGVILTAGKHGIPVIIIKAVSDVVSSQDSLKDFKESKDTVTKNYIDVLKLILEDKVTRTIASFNINHNKLEEGFYTSRVDDDIYTYDLRFTKPNKGDYLSLESMHSAEHLVATALRNGKDKDKIIYFGPMGCRTGFYLLLKNADYDEAKRIIETALESIASAKEVDGTKEIECGNAACHSLEAAQKDCKEYLKKIKGKKFKYPAY is encoded by the coding sequence TTGATACAAAAACTGTTTACGGATAAAAAACTTAAAGGCATTGTAGTTGCTATGGACGCGGAATTGTCTCCGGTTTTGGATATACTAAAGCCGTATCAAACTTTTAAATTTTTAGACAGAACTTTTTTTTATAATGATTCCGCTATCGCCGTAAAAAGCGGAATAGGCGAACTTTCTTCGGCAAGCGCCGCGGAAAGTTTAATTGCACTGCTCGGCGGAAAACAAAATTTAGACTCTATTATTAACGTAGGTCTTTGCGGAAGTTTGCACGACGGCTATAAAGTCGGCGACATTTTAATGGTCAAAGACGTTGTTCATTACGATTTTGACGTTACCGGAATAGATAATGTTCAAAAAGGGCAGTATCCCGGAGCGGAAAGCCAATTTTTAAGCGCAGACATTTCATATTTTGACTCGCTGCAAAAAATATACGAAGATAAAATAAAATTGGTTCGCTGCGCCAGCGGCGACAAGTTTATTTCCGACATAAAAATACAAAAACAAATAGTTCAAGATTTTTCCGCGGATATTTGCGAAATGGAAGCCGCGGGCGTTATTTTAACCGCAGGCAAACACGGTATTCCCGTTATAATTATTAAAGCCGTTTCAGATGTTGTTTCTTCGCAAGATTCCCTGAAAGATTTTAAAGAGTCAAAAGATACGGTTACAAAAAATTATATAGACGTGTTAAAATTAATTCTTGAAGATAAAGTTACAAGAACAATAGCGTCGTTTAATATAAACCACAACAAACTTGAAGAAGGTTTTTACACTTCGCGCGTTGACGACGATATTTACACTTACGATTTAAGATTTACAAAACCAAACAAAGGCGATTATTTAAGTTTAGAGTCTATGCACAGCGCCGAGCATTTGGTGGCCACGGCTTTAAGAAACGGAAAAGATAAAGACAAAATTATCTATTTCGGACCAATGGGCTGCAGAACCGGCTTTTATCTTCTTTTGAAAAACGCGGATTACGACGAAGCAAAAAGAATTATTGAAACCGCTCTTGAAAGCATAGCGTCAGCCAAAGAAGTCGACGGAACAAAAGAAATAGAATGCGGCAACGCGGCGTGCCACAGTTTGGAAGCCGCTCAGAAAGATTGCAAAGAATACCTCAAAAAAATAAAAGGCAAAAAATTTAAATACCCTGCATATTAA
- the gcvH gene encoding glycine cleavage system protein GcvH, with translation MNIPADLKYTKTHEWVKVEGNKAKVGITDFAQHEITDVVHVELPEIGRTVKKNQPAAVVESVKSAFDIYTPVSGKIAEVNEDLSGAPELINNSPYEKGYLFTVEFSDAEELANLLSAEDYKKTI, from the coding sequence ATGAACATTCCTGCGGATCTTAAGTACACAAAAACACACGAGTGGGTAAAAGTTGAAGGAAATAAAGCAAAAGTAGGCATAACAGATTTTGCGCAGCACGAAATTACCGACGTTGTTCATGTTGAACTTCCTGAAATAGGAAGAACCGTTAAAAAAAATCAGCCGGCGGCGGTTGTTGAATCCGTAAAATCAGCTTTTGATATTTACACGCCCGTCAGCGGAAAAATTGCCGAAGTAAACGAAGACCTTAGCGGCGCTCCGGAGCTTATAAATAATTCTCCGTATGAAAAAGGCTATCTTTTCACCGTTGAATTTTCCGACGCCGAGGAACTTGCCAACTTATTAAGCGCCGAAGATTATAAAAAAACAATATAG
- the gcvPA gene encoding aminomethyl-transferring glycine dehydrogenase subunit GcvPA, whose translation MEYTSQNKKDLQSMLESCGVKSVEELFNVIPQELRAKQLDISGGKTEQELLTLFKNLSEKNKTLVSFRGAGIYDHHIPSLVGEVTSRSEFWTAYTPYQAEASQGTLQAIFEYQSFICALTGLDVSNASLYDGATAVAEAALLALRVSGKKKILISNALNPQYIQTVKTYLENSAANIILIDTSASGAVESSAIDAAIDENTAAVIIQSPNYLGVVENMSALSALAKNKNALFIAVVNPLSLAVFQSPSEYGADIAVGEGQPLGIPQSAGGATFGFMSVRKGLEWKMPGRIVGQTVDKNGKRGFVLTLQSREQHIRREKATSNICTNASLNALAACVYMSGWGNENFKKLAETNISKARYAFNKIKNLDGFKAKFAGAVFFNEFVIETVKDVKKINKILLKNKILGPLDLAQYNKNFAGNLLFCVTEQRTKAEIDNLVEILAKA comes from the coding sequence ATGGAATACACCTCGCAAAATAAAAAAGATTTGCAAAGTATGCTTGAGTCTTGCGGAGTTAAAAGCGTTGAAGAACTTTTTAACGTAATCCCGCAGGAGCTGCGCGCAAAACAGCTGGACATTTCCGGCGGCAAAACCGAGCAGGAACTTTTGACTCTTTTTAAAAATCTTTCGGAAAAAAATAAAACTCTCGTTTCTTTCAGAGGCGCGGGAATTTACGATCATCATATACCGTCGCTTGTCGGCGAAGTAACTTCAAGAAGCGAGTTTTGGACTGCATACACTCCTTATCAGGCGGAAGCAAGCCAAGGGACTCTTCAGGCAATTTTTGAATATCAAAGTTTTATCTGCGCTCTTACCGGTTTAGACGTTTCAAATGCGTCTCTTTACGACGGCGCCACTGCCGTTGCCGAAGCCGCGCTTCTTGCTTTAAGAGTAAGCGGCAAAAAGAAAATTTTAATTTCTAATGCGCTTAATCCTCAATACATACAAACCGTTAAAACTTACCTTGAAAATTCAGCCGCAAATATAATTTTAATAGACACTTCCGCTTCCGGCGCGGTTGAAAGTTCTGCAATAGACGCCGCTATAGACGAAAATACCGCTGCGGTAATAATACAATCTCCGAATTATTTGGGCGTTGTTGAAAACATGAGCGCTTTGTCGGCGCTGGCAAAAAATAAAAACGCGTTGTTTATTGCGGTTGTAAATCCGTTATCTCTTGCCGTTTTTCAGTCTCCGTCGGAATACGGCGCAGATATTGCCGTTGGCGAAGGTCAGCCTTTGGGCATACCTCAAAGCGCGGGCGGCGCAACTTTTGGGTTCATGTCCGTGCGTAAAGGTTTAGAATGGAAAATGCCCGGAAGAATTGTCGGGCAAACCGTAGATAAAAACGGCAAAAGAGGTTTTGTTTTAACATTGCAGTCCAGAGAGCAGCATATAAGAAGGGAAAAAGCCACTTCAAATATTTGCACAAACGCTTCTCTTAATGCGCTTGCGGCATGCGTTTATATGTCGGGCTGGGGAAACGAGAATTTTAAAAAACTTGCCGAAACGAATATTTCCAAAGCAAGATACGCGTTTAACAAAATTAAAAATTTAGACGGTTTTAAAGCAAAATTTGCCGGCGCGGTTTTTTTCAATGAGTTTGTAATTGAAACCGTAAAAGACGTGAAAAAAATTAATAAAATTCTTTTAAAAAATAAAATTTTAGGACCGCTTGATTTAGCTCAATATAATAAAAATTTTGCGGGAAATTTGTTGTTTTGCGTAACGGAACAAAGAACAAAAGCCGAAATAGATAATCTTGTAGAAATTTTGGCTAAGGCGTGA